A segment of the Peptococcaceae bacterium 1198_IL3148 genome:
TTTATGAATAAGCTGATTTTAGCTCATTTATCATGTGTTATTTTTTGAAACATGCGTTTTCACTATGCGCAAATGTTTCTTTTTGTGGGCGCGATAAATCGGCCCCTACAAAAACACTTGCATGCAATAATGAATGTTTTTTTATCCGGGCTCAATGAATTGAGCCTCTACAACATCCATCTCTTACTGTTTAGTTTTCAAGGATCTGTTTGTTTCCAGTTGTTGCCGCCGCCTCAGCAGCGACGTTTATTAGTTTAACACTGAGCCAACTTTATGTCAACTGGTATTTTTTACTTTTGTTTTCGCTTTCCATGTTGCTGTTTCCGTCCGCCTCATCGGCGGCGGAATTTTATTTTATTACTTTTGTATCTTTGTTGCAAGCAACAATTTTTGGTAACTGTAAATAATATTAAATTTAAAAGCGCGGTATGATGACCGCGCTTTTCTACTCTCTTCTCAATGCCACTATTGGATCTAATTTAGAGGCTTTGTTTGCCGGATATATGCCAAAGAATACACCGATAATTGCTGAAAATAGGAACGCAAATAGCGCAGTCCACCACGACACCAGTGGCGGCAGATTAAGAAAATACGATGCTACCATTGATCCAGCATAACCTATGCAGATACCTATTACACCGCCTGCGGAGCAGAGCACCACCGCTTCAATTAGAAACTGAGTTAATATATCTTTTCTTGTGGCCCCCAAAGCCATCCGAATGCCAATTTCACGTGTCCTTTCGGTAACTGATACCAACATAATATTCATTACACCAATACCACCAACGAACAGTGAAATGCCAGCAATGCTACTGATAATTAAGCTCATAATTCCAGTGACTTTGCCAACCATTTCCATTTCTTGTTCCATACTATAGGCATCATAATGATTAGTGGTATTATGACGTCGTTCTAAAATTTTTTTAGTTCGATCCATAGCCTGATAGACCATTTCTTTGCTGGCTGCACTGCCCATTAACATATTTACATATTCCCATTGGGATGAACCAACCATAAAGGATACTGGTATATAAGCATTTTGATCTGGTTGCATGCCCGGCAACTGGGATTCCCTTTTTTTAATCACACCAACAACCAGCGCTGAATTACCGCCTTCAATCATCACCCTTTGACCCACCGGATTTTCAAAACCAAAAAGCTCATTGGCCAATGCCTCATCTAAAACTATTACCCGTCTACCAACGGCATCATCCTGTTCGTTAAAAAACCTGCCCCATTGTATTTCTAAATTTCTGATGTATTGATAATCAGTGGTGGTGCCAATGACTTGGACTGTTTTTTTACCTTCAGAACCCCGAATTTCCTGGCGCTCATATTTCATTGGGGCCAAATACTTAACCTCCGAAGACAGCGCTTTGACAACGGTGATATCTTCTTTAGTGAAGTCCCTCAACCTAACATACTCACCCTCCCGGTAATTGGGGTATATCTGAAAAATATTAGTACCATATTGTTCCAACTCGCCAATAATCATTGCTTTACCGCCTTCACCAATGGCCATAACCAAAATTACTGCCGCTATGCCAATGACGATGCCTAGGGTAGTTAAAAATGAACGCAATTTATTATTTTTAATTCCCTCTAGAGAAACAATTAAAAACTCTTTTAAATTCACACCTACACCCCTTTACTAGAGGCTATTATACGGTTATTAACTTGCTCATCTGCAATTAACAAACCATCTTTAAATCGCAAAATTCTTTCGGCATATTGGGCAATATCAGGCTCATGGGTAACCAAAACTATGGTTGCTCCGTCACGGTGTAGTTCTTGAAAAATAGCCATAATTTCTTCACCAGTGTGGGTATCTAAAGCACCGGTCGGCTCATCGGCCATCAGCACAACTGGGTTATTAACTATAGCCCTGGCGATGGCCACCCGCTGATTTTGACCACCGGAAAGTTCATTGGGTCGATGATATATGCGCTCACCTAGCCCTACCCTTTCTAAGGCAGCAATTGCTTTTTGGCGTCGCTCGCTAGGCTTGATGCCAGCATACAGCATCGGCAATTCTACATTTTTTAAGGCGGATAAACTGGGTATCAGGTTAAAGGCCTGAAAAACAAAGCCCAACTGCTGATTGCGCAATAAAGCGAGGGCATTTTTGCTTAGCCCCGACACTTCCTTACCAGCCAATTGATATGAACCTTCGGTGGGGGTGTCCAATAGCCCCAACAAATTCATCAGAGTAGACTTGCCAGAACCCGATGGTCCCATGATCGCTACAAATTCGCCCTTTTTTATAGACATGGTGATGCCCTTCAACGCTTCAACGGCGATGTCACCTGTTTGATACACTTTTTTTACATTTGTTATTTCGATCATCTGTTTTCACCTATCACTACTGGTTGTCCGTCCTTTAATTGTGGTGGTGGATTAAGGATTACCGTCTCCCCAACCTTTAAGCCAGACACAACGATATCAAATAGTTCGTTACCGGGTTCAGTCTTTATTTTCTTTTCTTTGGCAATACCATCTTCAACTGTATAAACTATGGTTTGTCCATTTTTACTAATAATGGCTTCAAAGGGTACGGTCAAAAACTCTTTATTTGGCATAGTAATTATTTTTAAATCCACTGTGTATCCAGGTTTTAACCCCTTTGAATTATTTTGTAAAGTTACCGTCACCGGCACACTACTATTACCTTCACCCTCGGAAATAGCCGCCGCCGCCACCCGAGTAACTTCACCATTAAATACTTTGTCCGGGACAGTGGCGGTGGTAACCTGGGCACTTTGCCCCGCTTCTATGTCACCGGCATCAAGCTCGTTTACCTTTGCTGTTACCTCCAACTGGCTATCTTTGCCAACCACTAAAATGCGACTGCCTTCTAACACCCGGTTGCCCTTCTCTGCACCCACAAAAAGCACCACCCCGTCTTCCTTAGCAATAAAGGTGGCTAAATCCAAACGCTCTTTAGCTTGGGCAACCTCCTGTTTGGCCAGATCAACCTGAGATTGTAATGAGGAAACTTGCTTGGCTGTGGCACCTTGCTGGGTTCTCATTTTGGTTTGCTGATAGTTAGCATCTGCTTGGGCATAGCTAACTCTAGCACTTTCCATTTCTTCTAAGTTTACCACGCCCTCATTATAGAGGCGTTCGGTACGATCATAGTGGTTTTTAGCCTGATCATATTGGGCTTTAGCAGCGGCCAACTCTAATTCGTCGTTAATGGCAAGGGCCTTTGCCAATTCTGCCTCCTTTATGGCTAAATTAGCTTTGGCATTTTCATACTGCCTGCCTAATTCTAAGGTGTCTAAGCGACCCAAAACCTCCCCCTTTTTGACCCGATCACCCACCTCCACCGTTAACTCCATTAAAGTGCTGTCTACAGGTGTAAAAAACTCTTGTTTATCAACAGACTCCAAGCTTCCACTGCTTATAATGCTGCGCTCTACGCTTCTCTTTTCAATTTTCCCCGTCATCACTGTAACACCTGTATCTTTGTTGCCAGTGATAGATAACAGTGTGCCAATAATAAAAATAACTAGTAAAGTAGTTAATAACCATTTACTCCACGTTGGCAATCCTTTAATTTTTAGCCACAATGCAATAACTTTTTCTTTCATTCTTTACCTCCAGGCGAAGTTACTTCTTTAATTTATAATCCATCAGTATTTAGACACCACAACTACATAAAACATAACAAAATTTAGTAAAAAAATAAACAAGTGTCGTTTTTAATGCGCCTTGTTCTTTACTGTCTGGATATTCTTTCACCGGTAAGCTTGTCCAACAGTTTCATAACCCCCGTTCCGTATTTAAATACGTCCAGTTTGCTATTATATACAATTTGTTTGATACCAGGTAAAGTAACCCCCCAGGTTACCCAATTCATCGTTCTGTTACTGGCAATATTCAAATGTTCCCTGATTATCGTTGAGCGGCTAATATCAGTGTTGATGGGTGCCAACAATTTTTCGTAGTCTTTACCTTGGGCTATGGACTGGGCGGCATAAACCCCGGTACGAATGGCCGCCATTTGACCAAATCCTAAAAAGGGTTCCAAAAAACCACCGGCATTGCCTGCCAGCATAATATTTCCCAAATGATGCGGATAAACCAAGCCGGTGGTATGTTCTAACGTAAAACTTTCAATAATCTTATACTTCTTATCAAATTGTTCATTTTCCCAAAACAAATGCCAGTAGTCATCCATTTCTTCCGGGCCAATATTGCGGACAATTAACACCAAAGAAGCCATATCTGTGCTAAAGGGGGTCAAGTAAGCATAGCCAGTGTCGTTATATTTTTTGTTAAACCACATTATTAATGTGGTGGGGTCAAACTCACCCAAAATGATTGCGCCCCGCAAAATAGAATGAAATAAATTATCCCACAGCCCCAGTTCCTTGGCAATCTGATTAGTACCAGTACAAACCACCACCTGGTCA
Coding sequences within it:
- a CDS encoding ABC transporter permease yields the protein MNLKEFLIVSLEGIKNNKLRSFLTTLGIVIGIAAVILVMAIGEGGKAMIIGELEQYGTNIFQIYPNYREGEYVRLRDFTKEDITVVKALSSEVKYLAPMKYERQEIRGSEGKKTVQVIGTTTDYQYIRNLEIQWGRFFNEQDDAVGRRVIVLDEALANELFGFENPVGQRVMIEGGNSALVVGVIKKRESQLPGMQPDQNAYIPVSFMVGSSQWEYVNMLMGSAASKEMVYQAMDRTKKILERRHNTTNHYDAYSMEQEMEMVGKVTGIMSLIISSIAGISLFVGGIGVMNIMLVSVTERTREIGIRMALGATRKDILTQFLIEAVVLCSAGGVIGICIGYAGSMVASYFLNLPPLVSWWTALFAFLFSAIIGVFFGIYPANKASKLDPIVALRRE
- a CDS encoding ABC transporter ATP-binding protein, whose product is MIEITNVKKVYQTGDIAVEALKGITMSIKKGEFVAIMGPSGSGKSTLMNLLGLLDTPTEGSYQLAGKEVSGLSKNALALLRNQQLGFVFQAFNLIPSLSALKNVELPMLYAGIKPSERRQKAIAALERVGLGERIYHRPNELSGGQNQRVAIARAIVNNPVVLMADEPTGALDTHTGEEIMAIFQELHRDGATIVLVTHEPDIAQYAERILRFKDGLLIADEQVNNRIIASSKGV
- a CDS encoding efflux RND transporter periplasmic adaptor subunit, with protein sequence MKEKVIALWLKIKGLPTWSKWLLTTLLVIFIIGTLLSITGNKDTGVTVMTGKIEKRSVERSIISSGSLESVDKQEFFTPVDSTLMELTVEVGDRVKKGEVLGRLDTLELGRQYENAKANLAIKEAELAKALAINDELELAAAKAQYDQAKNHYDRTERLYNEGVVNLEEMESARVSYAQADANYQQTKMRTQQGATAKQVSSLQSQVDLAKQEVAQAKERLDLATFIAKEDGVVLFVGAEKGNRVLEGSRILVVGKDSQLEVTAKVNELDAGDIEAGQSAQVTTATVPDKVFNGEVTRVAAAAISEGEGNSSVPVTVTLQNNSKGLKPGYTVDLKIITMPNKEFLTVPFEAIISKNGQTIVYTVEDGIAKEKKIKTEPGNELFDIVVSGLKVGETVILNPPPQLKDGQPVVIGENR
- a CDS encoding NAD(P)/FAD-dependent oxidoreductase gives rise to the protein MKVAIIGAGMSGLSCAHELERLGIKPDIFEERSRSGEIFPHVSAMMELFIRPKTDPIAYLDKQFHIKLKPLNKMTKVHMNFSGIKRDIKGSLGYFFNRGQHDGSVEDQLSKMIKAKVNYNVKADYEELSRVYDQVVVCTGTNQIAKELGLWDNLFHSILRGAIILGEFDPTTLIMWFNKKYNDTGYAYLTPFSTDMASLVLIVRNIGPEEMDDYWHLFWENEQFDKKYKIIESFTLEHTTGLVYPHHLGNIMLAGNAGGFLEPFLGFGQMAAIRTGVYAAQSIAQGKDYEKLLAPINTDISRSTIIREHLNIASNRTMNWVTWGVTLPGIKQIVYNSKLDVFKYGTGVMKLLDKLTGERISRQ